In Lachnospiraceae bacterium, one DNA window encodes the following:
- a CDS encoding type II toxin-antitoxin system RelB/DinJ family antitoxin, translating into MANVTVRIDETLKAQLQELLSNLGMDMTTFFTMAAKQAVREQALPFKPTMNTGTYGLQAYKLALQNTNYSKEGKATISSDDEWNNEAEWDDMFEQMKNRKV; encoded by the coding sequence ATGGCAAATGTAACCGTGCGAATTGATGAAACGCTAAAGGCTCAGTTACAGGAACTCTTATCTAATCTCGGAATGGACATGACAACTTTTTTTACCATGGCAGCTAAACAGGCAGTAAGAGAACAAGCATTGCCCTTTAAGCCGACCATGAATACTGGAACATATGGATTGCAAGCATATAAATTAGCACTTCAAAACACCAATTACAGCAAAGAAGGCAAAGCAACCATATCCTCTGACGATGAATGGAATAACGAAGCCGAATGGGATGATATGTTTGAACAAATGAAAAACAGAAAAGTCTAA
- a CDS encoding XRE family transcriptional regulator yields the protein MKSRQQISPFGMEIKMALIRRNMDAKELAQRINKTKATVSDVIYGRNKCEKTLELIRKELEI from the coding sequence ATGAAGAGCCGACAACAGATTTCCCCGTTTGGTATGGAAATTAAGATGGCACTAATCAGGAGAAATATGGATGCGAAAGAATTGGCTCAAAGGATTAACAAAACGAAGGCTACCGTATCAGATGTTATATACGGTCGTAATAAATGTGAAAAAACGCTTGAGTTAATTCGGAAGGAACTGGAGATTTAA
- a CDS encoding helix-turn-helix transcriptional regulator, with product MSLVDRIKAAASEKGLTLAGIEKTLGFGNSTIRKWDKNSPSLDKVVATANLLNVSVSWLATGIPDDSIEIKYSTFLNKYEKLDASDKIKIDHFMEICLLSSPATPVSHDTAENVQESHVTQEN from the coding sequence ATGAGTTTAGTGGACAGAATAAAAGCCGCGGCTAGCGAAAAAGGCCTGACTTTGGCTGGTATCGAAAAGACTTTAGGGTTTGGAAATAGTACAATTCGAAAATGGGATAAGAACTCCCCCTCCTTAGATAAGGTAGTTGCAACGGCAAATTTGCTCAACGTCTCAGTATCGTGGCTTGCAACTGGAATTCCTGACGACAGCATAGAAATCAAATATAGCACTTTTTTGAATAAATACGAAAAGCTAGACGCTTCTGATAAAATCAAAATCGATCATTTTATGGAGATATGCCTGCTCAGTTCTCCAGCAACACCAGTCTCGCATGATACAGCAGAAAACGTACAAGAATCTCATGTAACACAAGAAAATTAA
- a CDS encoding AAA family ATPase, whose protein sequence is MVLTNGQLSALQLFCSGENLLLLGDSGTGKSTLISAFVQQAEQSGKRVAKTASTGIAAQLIGGRTIHSLLRAYPGVRNEKIDYKEKAKNLDDVDVLIIDEISMLGQFFVQYLHNCLNCASHHVQLVMSGDFFQLPPVKDEYAFLSPYWKLLNLIPCILTEVIRQKDAEFIRNINLLKYGNDQCIEYLLSHSNPVRLVDQISICATKKDADLINYAAMEKLTGNPVQYIADYEGVISDADLQVETSMILKVGMRVMSVVNGIGYSNGSLGTVVSLNQSYVEVLFDNNWKVCFGKRNFTVDRRDIPGKTTDVWQIPIRPAYAITIHKSQGQTFQYVNIDGTRCWAPGQLYVAVSRARKIEGIHFLTPIKYCNIKTDPAVIRFYEQL, encoded by the coding sequence ATGGTCCTTACAAATGGTCAGTTGTCTGCACTGCAGCTGTTTTGCTCCGGGGAGAATCTTCTTCTCCTTGGAGATTCAGGAACCGGAAAGTCGACTTTGATATCTGCATTTGTTCAGCAGGCTGAACAAAGTGGGAAGAGAGTAGCAAAAACAGCATCTACGGGGATTGCTGCACAGTTGATTGGTGGAAGAACGATACATAGTCTTCTTCGAGCTTATCCAGGAGTTAGAAACGAAAAAATAGATTATAAAGAGAAAGCAAAAAATTTAGATGATGTGGATGTTCTCATTATTGATGAAATCAGTATGCTGGGACAATTCTTTGTTCAGTATCTTCATAATTGTTTGAATTGCGCAAGTCATCATGTGCAGCTTGTAATGAGCGGTGATTTTTTTCAACTGCCTCCGGTTAAAGATGAATATGCTTTTTTATCTCCATATTGGAAACTGTTAAATCTGATACCTTGCATCCTTACAGAAGTAATTCGTCAAAAAGATGCAGAATTTATCCGAAATATTAATCTGTTGAAATATGGAAATGATCAGTGCATTGAGTATTTGTTGTCACACTCCAATCCGGTAAGACTAGTAGATCAGATTTCAATATGTGCAACTAAAAAAGATGCTGATTTGATCAACTATGCTGCCATGGAAAAACTAACAGGCAATCCTGTCCAGTATATTGCAGATTATGAAGGCGTGATTTCAGACGCAGACCTACAGGTTGAGACAAGCATGATTTTGAAAGTTGGAATGCGGGTTATGTCTGTGGTTAACGGTATAGGCTACAGTAATGGTTCTCTTGGAACTGTAGTCAGTTTAAATCAGTCTTATGTGGAAGTGTTATTTGATAATAATTGGAAAGTATGTTTTGGAAAACGAAATTTTACAGTGGACCGCAGAGATATACCAGGAAAGACTACAGATGTGTGGCAGATTCCCATTCGGCCAGCTTATGCAATTACCATTCACAAATCCCAGGGACAGACTTTCCAATATGTAAATATTGATGGAACAAGATGCTGGGCACCAGGCCAGCTGTATGTAGCAGTATCACGTGCCAGAAAAATCGAAGGAATTCATTTCCTTACTCCGATTAAGTATTGCAATATAAAAACGGATCCAGCAGTAATTCGGTTTTATGAGCAGCTATAG
- a CDS encoding site-specific integrase, translated as MPAYKDKKGNSWYAKFNYKNWKGETKFTTKRGFPTKRAAVEYEREFKLHIAGDLDMNFEEFVKLYREDLYPRIRVSTAATKDHIINTKLIPYFKNFKVTEIKAKDIVKWQNELLSYRNPETGKPYMKTYLKTVHNQMNAIMNFAVKYYDLKDNPVEKAGSIGISNAEEMKFWVLDEYLQFSEAMMEEPFFYYCFEVLYWCGLREGELLALTYDDFDFVNKTISITKTYQIVNKEEVIGPTKTPKGTRVIRMPDKLCEEMKDYFEMCYDSDNSRAFPTSKSVLTRAMERGAKRAGVKRIRIHDLRHSHISLLINLGFSAVDIAKRVGHESITITLRYAHMFPSAQDKMMNKLNDLIKEETEE; from the coding sequence ATGCCAGCTTATAAAGACAAAAAGGGGAATTCCTGGTACGCGAAATTCAATTATAAAAACTGGAAAGGGGAAACAAAATTCACGACCAAACGTGGGTTTCCAACAAAGCGGGCGGCCGTAGAATATGAGCGGGAATTCAAGCTTCACATTGCCGGGGATCTGGATATGAACTTTGAGGAATTTGTAAAATTATACCGGGAAGATCTGTATCCAAGAATCCGGGTGAGTACTGCAGCTACAAAGGATCATATTATCAATACAAAACTTATTCCTTATTTTAAAAATTTCAAAGTTACTGAAATTAAAGCAAAAGACATTGTGAAATGGCAGAATGAGCTTTTAAGCTACCGAAATCCGGAGACTGGAAAACCTTACATGAAAACATATCTGAAAACGGTTCACAATCAGATGAATGCGATCATGAATTTTGCGGTCAAATATTATGATTTGAAAGACAATCCGGTTGAAAAGGCGGGAAGTATTGGAATCAGTAATGCAGAAGAAATGAAATTCTGGGTACTTGATGAATATTTGCAGTTTTCCGAAGCAATGATGGAAGAGCCGTTCTTTTATTATTGTTTTGAGGTTCTGTACTGGTGCGGGCTGCGAGAAGGTGAACTTTTGGCTCTTACTTATGATGATTTTGATTTTGTGAACAAAACAATATCCATTACGAAAACCTACCAGATCGTAAATAAAGAAGAAGTTATTGGTCCGACGAAAACTCCAAAAGGAACCCGTGTGATTCGGATGCCAGATAAACTCTGCGAAGAGATGAAGGACTATTTTGAAATGTGCTATGATTCAGACAATTCACGTGCATTTCCAACATCCAAAAGTGTTCTCACCAGAGCCATGGAACGTGGTGCCAAGCGAGCTGGGGTAAAGAGAATCCGGATTCATGATCTTCGTCATTCTCATATTTCGTTGTTGATTAATCTTGGATTCAGTGCGGTCGATATTGCGAAACGCGTTGGACATGAGAGTATTACTATTACACTTCGCTATGCACATATGTTCCCGTCTGCTCAGGATAAAATGATGAATAAACTGAATGATCTTATTAAGGAAGAAACGGAGGAATAA
- a CDS encoding LysR family transcriptional regulator — MLEKNFLNAADVSEYMNISIPMAYKIIRKLNDELKSQGFLTVSGRVNRNYFEHKVNGFSIA, encoded by the coding sequence ATGTTAGAAAAAAACTTTTTAAATGCAGCTGATGTATCTGAGTATATGAATATTTCAATTCCCATGGCTTATAAGATTATTCGTAAACTGAATGATGAACTGAAATCCCAGGGTTTTCTGACGGTGTCTGGACGAGTGAATCGCAATTACTTTGAACATAAAGTAAATGGTTTTTCCATTGCGTAA
- a CDS encoding IS110 family transposase, whose protein sequence is MSNKVIFNLDELFISVGIDVGADFSWMSIALPNQQFVGKPYKILHNSIDSLTTAVSKIKEAEELYSLESRIFLESTGIYHYPLFCYLRDKGFNCSVINPIITKNSTNINIRKVHNDRFDSKKAALVGLKPDLKVSLMPSDLALNCRNLCREYYDLMDNRSAYVNKLQGELRMAFPQYLGIFSKVTINTSLTLLETYTSPSAFLEADKQEIIDIIKSTARFGLTYAQNKYNAIIQAATDANQFGYIIESNIKRIRLYISFIRKYDEEINDILESLHKLVDSNEDTKFVKQVHLIETFKGAGFLSAATIMGEIGDFSAFSKPKQLFAYFGLDPAVKQSGKFEGTKVQMSKRGSSIARRVIHTLSLQSISISRNGKAKNPVLREYYLQKCDSKPKLVAMGAVSHKVCNMIFAILRDNKPFEIITPQEHIKQYNAAKCDIAA, encoded by the coding sequence ATGTCAAACAAAGTTATTTTTAATCTTGATGAATTATTCATCTCTGTTGGTATTGATGTCGGTGCTGACTTCTCATGGATGTCTATCGCACTTCCAAACCAACAATTCGTAGGAAAACCTTACAAAATCCTGCATAACAGTATTGATTCCCTTACAACCGCTGTTTCTAAAATAAAAGAAGCAGAAGAGTTGTATTCTTTGGAAAGTCGCATTTTCCTCGAATCCACGGGAATTTATCATTACCCACTCTTCTGCTATCTTCGTGATAAGGGTTTTAACTGCTCCGTTATTAATCCTATCATCACTAAGAATAGCACAAACATCAACATCCGAAAAGTGCATAATGATCGTTTTGATTCAAAAAAAGCTGCTTTGGTTGGCTTGAAACCGGATTTAAAGGTTTCACTTATGCCATCAGATCTTGCCCTAAACTGCCGTAACCTATGCCGTGAATACTACGATTTAATGGATAATCGCAGTGCCTATGTGAATAAGCTTCAGGGTGAATTACGCATGGCGTTTCCACAGTATCTTGGCATCTTTTCCAAGGTTACTATCAACACTTCTCTTACATTGTTAGAAACTTATACCTCTCCATCAGCTTTTCTTGAAGCAGACAAGCAAGAGATTATTGATATCATCAAATCAACAGCTCGCTTTGGGCTTACATATGCTCAGAATAAGTATAATGCCATCATTCAGGCGGCAACTGATGCAAATCAGTTTGGCTACATCATAGAAAGCAACATCAAGCGTATCCGTCTTTATATCAGCTTCATACGTAAATATGATGAAGAAATCAACGATATTCTTGAATCGCTTCATAAGCTTGTTGATTCAAATGAAGATACTAAATTTGTCAAACAGGTTCATTTGATTGAAACATTCAAAGGTGCTGGTTTCTTGTCTGCTGCAACCATCATGGGCGAAATTGGTGACTTTTCTGCTTTTTCAAAACCAAAACAGCTTTTCGCTTATTTTGGTCTTGATCCTGCTGTGAAACAATCCGGCAAATTTGAAGGCACCAAGGTTCAAATGTCTAAGCGTGGTTCTTCTATTGCCAGACGTGTGATTCACACATTATCCTTGCAAAGTATCAGTATTTCCCGTAATGGAAAAGCTAAAAATCCAGTTCTTCGTGAATACTATCTCCAGAAATGTGATTCAAAACCAAAGCTCGTAGCAATGGGAGCCGTTTCACATAAAGTATGCAACATGATATTTGCAATACTAAGAGACAACAAACCTTTTGAAATCATCACTCCACAAGAGCACATCAAACAATACAATGCTGCTAAATGCGATATAGCTGCATAA
- a CDS encoding YdcP family protein has product MELKFVIPNMEKTFGNLEFAGEDKTEQRRINGRMVVLSRSFNLYSDIQRADDIVVILPAEAGEKHFDFEEHVKLVNPRITAEGYKIGTRGFTNYILHADDMVKA; this is encoded by the coding sequence ATGGAATTAAAATTCGTTATCCCCAACATGGAAAAGACATTCGGCAACTTGGAATTTGCCGGAGAAGACAAAACAGAGCAGAGAAGAATCAACGGACGCATGGTGGTACTCTCCCGCAGCTTCAATCTGTATTCAGACATACAAAGGGCGGATGATATTGTGGTTATTCTCCCTGCCGAAGCCGGAGAGAAACATTTTGATTTTGAGGAACATGTGAAGCTGGTCAATCCCCGTATCACCGCAGAGGGATATAAAATCGGCACAAGGGGATTTACCAACTACATTTTGCACGCTGACGATATGGTAAAAGCGTAA
- a CDS encoding YdcP family protein: protein MRLANGIVIDKEATFGALKFSALRREVHLQNEDGSVSEEIKERTYDLKSRGQGRMIQVSIPASVPLKEFAYNAEVEIIHPVADTVATATFQGAEVDWYIKADDIVLKKGAAMNPQPPKKDSPPVK, encoded by the coding sequence ATGAGATTAGCAAACGGAATCGTGATTGACAAGGAAGCAACATTCGGGGCATTGAAGTTTTCTGCCCTTCGCCGTGAGGTTCACCTCCAGAATGAAGACGGCTCGGTATCAGAAGAAATCAAGGAGCGTACCTATGACCTAAAATCCAGAGGACAGGGGCGTATGATTCAGGTTTCCATTCCTGCCAGCGTGCCATTAAAGGAATTTGCTTACAATGCAGAGGTGGAAATCATCCATCCTGTGGCAGATACCGTGGCAACGGCTACCTTTCAGGGGGCAGAGGTGGACTGGTACATCAAGGCGGATGATATTGTCCTGAAAAAAGGGGCTGCCATGAATCCGCAGCCGCCGAAGAAAGACTCTCCCCCTGTAAAATAA
- a CDS encoding FtsK/SpoIIIE domain-containing protein produces MKQLFPRGKRIRPTDKDLVFHTALAALFPIFLLVILLFHIRQIAGTNWQEVSLSQIVQDVNIPYLLFSMGVAGLVCFAAVLLLWRYRRDEVKQLIHRQKLARMVLENKWYESEQRKEDAFFKDLSSSRSKETITYFPKIYYRMKQGLLHIRVEITLGKYQEQLLNLERKLESGLYCELTDKELKDSYVEYTLLYDTVANRISIEDVQTKDGRLRLMENVWWEYDKLPHMLIAGGTGSGKTYFILTLIEALLRTNAVLSVLDPKNADLADLKAVMPDVYYKKEDMLACIDRFYEEMMKRSEDMKLMENYRTGENYAYLGLPANFLIFDEYVAFMEMLGTKENAAVLNKLKQIVMLGRQAGFFLILACQRPDAKYLGDGIRDQFNFRVALGRMSEMGYGMMFGETTKDFFLKQIKGRGYVDVGTSVISEFYTPLVPKGHDFLKEIKRLTDSRQGVQAACEAKAAETD; encoded by the coding sequence ATGAAGCAGCTTTTCCCCCGTGGAAAACGTATCCGTCCCACGGATAAAGACCTTGTGTTCCATACTGCCCTTGCTGCCCTGTTCCCTATCTTCCTGCTGGTTATCCTGCTGTTTCATATCCGGCAAATTGCCGGAACCAACTGGCAGGAAGTGTCCCTTTCCCAGATAGTACAGGATGTAAATATCCCTTACCTGTTATTCAGCATGGGCGTGGCAGGGCTGGTGTGTTTTGCAGCGGTTCTTCTACTCTGGCGATACCGCAGGGATGAGGTAAAGCAGCTCATCCACCGTCAAAAGCTGGCAAGAATGGTGTTGGAAAACAAGTGGTATGAATCGGAACAGAGAAAGGAAGACGCTTTTTTCAAGGACTTGTCTTCCAGCCGTTCCAAAGAAACCATCACTTACTTTCCCAAAATCTACTACCGGATGAAACAAGGATTGCTCCATATCCGTGTAGAAATCACCTTGGGGAAATATCAGGAACAGCTCTTAAACTTGGAGAGAAAGCTGGAAAGCGGCTTGTACTGTGAGCTGACGGATAAGGAACTAAAGGATTCCTATGTGGAGTACACCCTGCTCTATGATACCGTTGCCAACCGTATCTCCATTGAAGACGTACAGACAAAGGACGGCAGGCTCCGGCTCATGGAAAATGTCTGGTGGGAATATGACAAGCTCCCCCATATGCTCATTGCCGGAGGAACCGGCAGCGGAAAGACCTACTTCATCCTAACCCTCATTGAAGCCCTGCTCCGCACTAACGCTGTCCTGTCCGTGTTAGACCCAAAGAACGCCGACCTTGCGGATTTAAAGGCGGTTATGCCGGATGTGTACTACAAAAAGGAAGATATGCTCGCCTGCATTGACCGTTTCTATGAGGAAATGATGAAACGCAGCGAAGACATGAAGCTCATGGAGAATTACCGGACAGGGGAAAACTATGCTTACTTGGGGCTTCCGGCAAATTTCCTTATCTTTGATGAATATGTGGCATTTATGGAAATGCTCGGCACAAAGGAAAACGCTGCTGTCCTCAACAAGTTAAAACAAATCGTTATGCTTGGACGACAGGCTGGCTTCTTCCTGATTCTTGCCTGCCAGCGTCCGGACGCAAAGTATCTGGGGGACGGGATTCGTGACCAGTTCAATTTCCGTGTGGCTCTGGGGCGGATGTCGGAAATGGGCTACGGGATGATGTTCGGGGAAACCACAAAGGACTTCTTCCTAAAGCAGATAAAGGGGCGTGGCTATGTGGATGTGGGAACCAGCGTTATTTCAGAGTTTTACACGCCCCTAGTGCCAAAAGGACACGATTTCCTCAAAGAAATAAAAAGGCTGACAGACAGCAGGCAGGGAGTGCAGGCGGCGTGCGAAGCGAAAGCCGCAGAAACGGACTGA
- a CDS encoding replication initiation factor domain-containing protein, which produces MKVDIRFFRQEEFSLNEETWVRHIREKRAAYGISQQKLALATGITRPYLSDIETGKAHPSEALQESISEALERFNPDAPLEMLFDYVRIRFPTMDVKHIVEDVLRLKLPYFIHEDYGFYSYTEHYYLGDIFVLVSPELEKGVLLELKGRGCRQFESYLLAQERSWYEFFMDVLMEDGVMKRLDLAINDKTGILNIPHLTEKCRNEECISVFRSFKNYRSGELVRREEKECMGNTLYIGSLQSEVYFCIYEKDYEQYKKHDIPIEDAEVKNRFEIRLKNERAFYAIRDLLEHDNPERTAFQIINRYVRFVDRDDTKPRSDWRINEEWAWFMGEHRGSLKLTTKPEPYSFERTLHWLSHQVAPTLKLALRLDKMNHTQLVHDIITHAKLTEKHEKILKQQAAAAKEVVL; this is translated from the coding sequence TTGAAAGTTGACATACGCTTTTTTAGACAGGAGGAATTTTCACTGAATGAAGAAACATGGGTACGGCACATCAGGGAGAAACGGGCAGCTTACGGTATCTCACAACAGAAACTTGCCCTAGCTACCGGAATCACCCGTCCGTACCTAAGCGACATTGAAACAGGCAAGGCTCACCCATCCGAAGCATTGCAGGAATCCATCTCGGAAGCTCTGGAACGCTTCAATCCAGATGCTCCCCTAGAAATGCTCTTTGACTATGTGCGGATTCGCTTTCCCACTATGGATGTGAAGCATATCGTGGAAGACGTACTGCGGCTAAAACTCCCCTACTTTATCCATGAAGACTACGGCTTCTACTCTTACACGGAGCATTACTATCTGGGGGACATTTTCGTTCTGGTATCGCCGGAACTGGAAAAAGGGGTGCTGCTGGAACTGAAAGGGCGTGGCTGCCGCCAGTTTGAAAGCTATCTGCTGGCACAGGAACGGAGCTGGTATGAATTTTTCATGGATGTTCTCATGGAGGACGGCGTAATGAAACGGCTTGACCTCGCCATCAATGATAAGACGGGAATCCTGAACATTCCCCATCTGACGGAGAAGTGCCGGAATGAGGAATGTATCTCGGTCTTTCGCAGCTTCAAAAACTACCGCAGCGGCGAACTGGTACGGCGTGAGGAAAAAGAATGTATGGGGAACACCCTGTATATCGGCTCCCTCCAAAGTGAAGTGTACTTCTGCATTTACGAAAAGGACTATGAGCAGTACAAGAAACATGACATCCCTATTGAGGACGCAGAGGTAAAGAACCGCTTTGAAATCCGGCTGAAAAATGAGCGTGCCTTTTACGCCATCCGTGACCTGTTAGAACATGACAATCCAGAACGGACAGCTTTTCAAATCATCAACCGCTATGTCCGGTTCGTAGACAGGGACGATACGAAGCCCCGTTCGGACTGGCGTATCAATGAGGAATGGGCGTGGTTTATGGGGGAACACAGGGGAAGCCTGAAACTGACAACGAAACCGGAACCTTATTCCTTTGAACGCACCCTGCACTGGCTCTCCCATCAGGTAGCACCTACATTAAAGCTGGCTCTCCGTCTGGATAAGATGAACCACACCCAGCTTGTCCATGACATCATCACTCATGCAAAGCTGACGGAGAAGCATGAAAAAATCCTAAAGCAGCAAGCCGCCGCTGCAAAGGAGGTGGTGCTTTAA
- a CDS encoding superinfection exclusion B family protein, which translates to MKDFIDFLKLPPNILGALSIASGTLLLLPQKLAQKFYIINFREKYGFTIGIVFVISTALLIVLLLSKIFHFFYDKYASKKLGTAQIKYLKNMTPEQVAIIREFLREPTHTLPLPMNNGLVIELQHLQILTPAGQTHLVSMLDPQINYFLQPWVIKKINSDEELKRIFY; encoded by the coding sequence ATGAAGGATTTTATTGATTTTTTGAAATTACCGCCGAACATTTTAGGAGCTTTATCTATTGCCAGTGGTACATTATTATTATTACCTCAAAAGTTAGCTCAAAAGTTTTATATTATAAATTTTCGAGAAAAATATGGTTTTACAATAGGCATTGTTTTTGTGATTTCCACAGCCTTACTAATAGTTTTATTACTATCTAAAATTTTTCATTTCTTTTATGACAAGTATGCTTCTAAAAAATTAGGAACTGCTCAGATTAAATATTTGAAAAATATGACACCAGAGCAGGTAGCAATCATTCGGGAGTTTTTACGTGAACCAACTCACACACTACCATTACCAATGAACAATGGATTAGTAATAGAACTTCAACATTTACAAATATTAACCCCTGCCGGACAGACCCATTTAGTAAGTATGTTAGACCCACAAATCAACTATTTTTTACAACCTTGGGTAATTAAAAAAATCAATAGTGATGAAGAATTAAAGCGAATATTTTATTAG
- a CDS encoding antirestriction protein ArdA, translating into MQDGESLARYLVQETQIFGEVHPDLMNHIDYAAIGRKLETSENYLFTDNGIFSYR; encoded by the coding sequence GTGCAGGACGGGGAATCCCTCGCCCGTTATCTAGTGCAGGAAACGCAGATATTTGGGGAAGTACATCCAGACCTGATGAACCATATCGACTACGCTGCCATTGGTCGGAAACTGGAAACCAGCGAAAACTACCTGTTTACGGACAATGGTATCTTTTCTTACCGCTAA
- a CDS encoding antirestriction protein ArdA: MEEMRIYITNLGKYNEGELVGAWFTPPVDFEEVKERIGLNDEYEEYAIHDYELPFEIDEYTPVEEVNRLCEMVEDLPEYIQEELSALQSYFGSIEELCEHEDDIICHFGCDDMADVARYYLEESGQLGELPAHLQNYIDYEAYGRDMELEGTFVVTNHGVYEILR, from the coding sequence TTGGAAGAAATGCGGATTTACATTACCAACTTAGGCAAATACAATGAGGGAGAACTGGTAGGGGCATGGTTCACGCCGCCTGTGGATTTTGAGGAAGTCAAAGAACGTATCGGCTTGAATGATGAATATGAGGAATACGCCATCCATGATTATGAGCTACCCTTTGAGATTGACGAATACACCCCTGTTGAGGAAGTCAACCGTCTGTGTGAGATGGTGGAGGACTTACCGGAGTACATTCAGGAAGAACTATCAGCGTTGCAATCCTATTTTGGCAGTATCGAAGAACTCTGTGAGCATGAGGACGATATTATCTGCCATTTCGGCTGTGATGATATGGCAGATGTGGCTCGCTACTATCTGGAAGAAAGCGGACAGCTTGGGGAACTTCCGGCACACTTACAAAACTATATCGACTATGAAGCCTATGGGCGTGACATGGAATTGGAGGGAACCTTTGTTGTCACAAACCACGGCGTATATGAAATCTTACGGTAA
- a CDS encoding conjugal transfer protein → MKKIRSYTSIWSVEKTLYSINDFKLPFPITFTQMAWFVISVFAVMLLGNLPPLSFIDGAFLKYFGVPFALTWFMCQKTFDGKKPYGFLKSVLAYLVRPKLTYAGKPVKLEKEYPAQPITAARSDIYGISD, encoded by the coding sequence ATGAAGAAAATACGAAGTTATACCAGTATCTGGTCGGTGGAAAAGACACTCTATTCCATCAATGATTTTAAGCTTCCATTCCCCATCACGTTCACACAGATGGCGTGGTTCGTGATATCGGTGTTTGCGGTTATGCTCTTGGGGAACCTCCCTCCCCTTTCGTTCATTGACGGAGCATTTTTAAAATACTTCGGCGTACCCTTTGCCCTCACTTGGTTCATGTGCCAGAAGACCTTTGACGGGAAGAAGCCTTACGGCTTCCTGAAATCCGTACTGGCATATCTGGTACGCCCGAAACTGACCTATGCAGGAAAGCCCGTGAAGCTGGAAAAGGAATATCCGGCACAGCCCATCACGGCAGCAAGGAGTGATATTTATGGCATATCCGATTAA